The sequence GTTCCTATACCACTGTATAAAGCACCTGGTAGGCATTACAGTGAAAGCGTAGAATACTGGAGCTGTAAAAATGAGCTTCTGTTTTAATGAATTCTCCACTCTGGGGGGTAAAGCACACAGGAACCATGCATCATTCTTCTCTTGATGAAGTTTTGGTGCCTACGTGCTGCTGTAGGAGTTACGTAGCTGTTTGTCACAGGTAGGAAGATCGGACAAACAACAAACTcactctttccttctcctctccaaaaAGTCACCACAGGGTTGGTTAAAGGGTCAAACAGGACAAACCCTCCCATGCAAATTCACAGAATGGTGATAAAACCGAGAGACAGGAAAATGGAGGAAGGGTGGGTTAACAACAGCACCCATGCAACCACCAAGTACATTCTGGCATCCTCAAATAGCTCGAGAGTAAACCAGGGAACAATCTCCTTCTGCCCTCAGAAGTTGAGCTTGCATAATgaaatttcagatttcaaacTCCTAGCTGAAGGAAGCAAcgctgctgtgctctggggcAGCTGGCTAATAGCTAGGTCAGCAAACAACTTTTCCCCAAAAGTGCTGTTCGCACAGGCTCTAGTTGGAGTCTGTGCTGCTTcccatctttttattttgttttaaataggaAGACTATAAACCTATTCATCTCTTTCATATGTCAGATGATTCACTCTGAAGCCCTGGGATTAAATACTTTATTCGAACCTACAGAGCTATTGAGATAGCTTTTTAATGGCTTTTATGAGCAACAGCATGCACCTATTCTTTTGGGATCTAAGTAGTTCCTacacaaataaaatgcaaagtaaaaatttcattttgcatatcCAAATGTCACTACATGCCATGATCACTTACTTCTTCTCATAACTAGTCATTACTTTTTCAACAGTGacaacttgaaaaaatattctctttagAAAATAGCTCTCTTACTTCAATTACAGCTGTTTCTATCTAATTATCAGCTACTGAAGCACATTCAAAATAGTTGGGCAATCCTGACTTTCTCATTCCTCTGAAGTAATTcaacatatttaattaaaactagCTTATCCATACTATTCCTCACAAACCTGACAGTACACAAACTTTCTTCATGGCATGGTATGGATCTGTACTCATTATTAAACCCCATCCTACGAAAAtcctcatttgtttttaaagacagtttttaCTTGTCTGAGAATAATTTTTCCTACTTCATCTATTTTCAGGGTTCTTATGGGGTGCAACAACTATTCCTAAATTCAATTACAACATGATGCCTGGAAATCACCACCCTGAAGAATACAGGATTGCATCACTGGTCTTCTACAGCTTTATATTCGCAGTGGGATTGTTAGTGAATGCCACTGCACTATGGGTTTTCAGCTGCACTACCAAGAAGAGAACAACTATAACTGTATATATGATCAACGTGGCACTGCTTgacataatttttatattttccttgccttttcGGATAGTCTACCATGGGAAAGAAACATGGCCTTTTGGAGATGCATTCTGTCGGTTCATCAGCGCTTTGACTGTATTTTATCCAGCCATTGCTCTGTGGTTGCTTGCTTTTATAAGCGTAGACAGATTTATGGCTATTGTCCAGCCCAAGCACGTCaaggaactgaaaaatacaaaaaaagctCTGCTGGCTTGCACTGGAATCTGGATAATGACCCTTGCAACAACTTCCCCACTGCTGTTTCTACATTCTGATCCAGACAAAGCCTCGAATTCTACCACCTGCCTGAAAATGCTTGATATCATCCATTTAAGGGAAATAAATATGTTGAACTTTTCTCgattgatatttttctttttgattccCTTGGTTATCATGATGGGGTGCTACCTCGTCATTATTTACAATTTTATCCGTGGCAAGACTTCCAAACTGAAGCCTAAGGCCAAGGAGAGATCCATACGAATCATAGTTACTCTGATTGCTCAAGTACTCATCTGCTTTGTACCCTTCCACGTTTGCTTCGCCTTCATGATGTTGCAGAATGAAGATACAACTTACAATCCCTGGGCAGCCTTCACCACCTTCCTCATGAATCTCAGTACATGCTTGGACGTTATACTGTACTATATTGTTTCTAAACAGTTCCAGGCTAGAGTCATCAGTGTAATCCTTTATCGCAATTACCTTCGAAGCGTGCGCAGGAAGAGTTTTCGAACTGCAAGTGTAAGGTCACTCAGTAATGTGAACAGCGAAATGAtataagaagagaaaaactggGGGAATTTTGTAATGTATACAAGTGattctttttccaaattctaGCATTTTGGCtacactgaaaaatgttctACAGCCAGAAATAACAGATGTTTGTGGCACTGTAACTATGAGAGAAGCAGAATTATAATGGCACCTCTTCATATTTGCTCAACAGCTTCTGTAAatctgaaatgaattaaaaccTAGTAGCTGTGTGAAACTGTCCACCACTTTTGTCATCCCAAAAAATTGTGAATATTGCCAGACAACAGAAAGTGACTATTAATGTAATGAAACACAGACAACACTGAAAAACTGTGATACAATGTATCCCAAATTAATTGTTATATTTGCACAGCCTAAAAATGACAGAACTATTGCATATCCCACACTCCTAAAATCAGCTTTATTCTGTCAAGATCAGTACGTCAGTATGATTAAAAGAGAATGAACACGTAGgaaacatttatatttctttcaccTAAAATTTTCTTTGACACAGATTTCTGGTAACCGACAGCAGCTCTGGCAGTCACAGGTAAAAGCACCATCAAAAAGTACGGTAGTTGAACTGTTCATTAGTTCCCTGCGGGTGTGATGTGCACATTTATTACACTCTGCTCTTGCACAAAGTATCTTTTTACacagatgaaaatattgaatttgTCTAGACATACTAGCAGCTTACATCCCAGCTAAAAACCATCGAAGTAGCAAATACAGTGAATAACTGCAGTACTACTCAAGCTTTAGACTCCTTCTGAATACTCACATACtacaagaaatgtatttttctaataccaaacatatgttttttcttcctcattaaaTCAGCCTTTAGCTACTGTCAAGAGTCACACTGAAAAAGTAAAGATCAGAAAATCTAGTATAGTGTTTGGTATTAAAAATCTTGTCCCATGAGCTTTTATTACTACCTCAGAGTTTGCAACACATGGGAACTCAAGTCTTACGAGGCAGGCTCATCTTGCCTGTCAGAAACTTAACCACAAAGGCTCTGCAAGCTCTACAGTTCTACCATAGCACATACAGCTCCTATTATTAACTGCAGAAATGTCAAATATAGGTTACACAAAACTCAACTGCTAAATACCTTAAAGCTTTAAGAACTTCAGATGCAAACAGTAAATGAAATCATGTGCTCTAGCACTCAAGTTTTTGAAAGACACATATGAAATGCATATAATTGTATATGCAGTTAAAACTTAACATAAAGATACGAAttagagttattttttttttatttaagaaagaaatcagcACCAAACTGACTTCAGTTTTCAGGTTTCccgaacaaaacaaaaataactgtgGCAATAATTTGTGCATTGTAAGCCACTTTCCAATCATGCTGACTGTAGATCTGGGCCTAACAGAATGGATACATCATCAGGTATTTTGAACAAGTTAACCCCAGATCACAACTACAAAACGAATGCTGGAAAATGTAGTAGTTATACCACAAACATTTAAACTGTAGTTGAAAAGAGGACTACATTTAGGTTACACGAAGaaagtgttttaattaaaatgtgcaTCAAATATTCCCTTAAAACCATGCCTAAAATTACCAGCTCATTAGGAGTTACTTACAAACCAGAAGGCAAGCTGCTGATGGTGATGCCAAATACATACTGAGTAATTTCTACCAGGAGAAGATCAAACAAAGCTGAGAGCATCCAAGCACCCAGTAAAAaggactggaaagaaaaagtttgaatttaattaattcaacaatttaaaaataagaatttaataTATCTcttaataaataagaaaagcacTATACTAGTTCTATCAATACAAACATAATCTTTAGCAAAGCATATTTCCAGATCTATATGTTTAGgcactgaagaataaaaaagtttGGTTCCAAAATCAAATTCTATGGGTCTGGTAACTTTCAACTGATACAGATGCAAACTTTACTTAGAATGAACCACTGATCTTAACATGTTACAAATATAAATTTTGACTTAAGGAAACCCAATTCACTTTAAAACCTTTTTGCATATATTTCCATATGGAATATTACTAATAAAAATTGCAATATTAATCCAATACAACAAGATTCTGAACAGTgcagaaaacaatttctgttaaaaaacaaaacaaaactggaacTTACTGAAAATTTTCTGCTGCCGTATCTTCTTTCAAAAATTCTAAAGTTGTAAATGAGCAGACTGCTGCAGAATGTGTCTTTCAGATCAAGACATATTGCTCTCCCACATACAAGTCTCCAAATCTAGAAGGTTAAAGATTGTCATGTTAAGTCTCTCTTTCCTCacaaaattctttaaaaagtttGTGCTCAGAGTGAATATAATATTGAAGTCAAATAACAGAAATGTGGTACAGCatttaaggaggaaaataagGGACTAGAATGTTACAGAGTTCAGaaagtctgtttaaaaatagaatgtTTTCAAGGAAGACGTCTACCTGCTAAAACAAATATACAATTTAAATCAACTCAAATTGTCCCTAGTTCACATGTACAAATAAAACAACCCTAGTAAATTGTagaattatagaaaaaaatttTGAAGTGACCTCCAAAGACCATCTAATCCAGTGTACTGCTCTCTCAGTAGGTCTAATTAGATCAGCTTGCTTGAGGCCACATCCAGTCAAGTCCTGAACATCTTCAAAGACTGAGGTTCCACAAcctctcttggcaacctgttgAAGTACTTGTAAGATAGCAATAAGGTGTCTCCTCTTTGCCGCCTTCTCTCAAGGCTGGGCACACCCCGTTCTCTCAGTCTCTCCTTCTATGTCACATACTCCAACACTCTGTCTAGGTGGACACGCTCCAGTGCGTTCATGTTTCTTATACTGAGGATCCCAGAACTGGGCACTCGTGagaccacacctggagtactctGTCAGCTAGCAGGGAACGGTCACTTCCCTGCAATCCTGTGAAGGATTCACTCCCCACCACTGGGGTCACCCACTAACTTGCTGAGAGTGCTCTCCATCCCATTAGCCAGGTGGTATATGAAGACACTAAACAGTACCGATTCCAGTAGTGAACCTTGAGGGGCCCTCCCCTAATCCCTACCTGCTGGGTGACTTTGAACCGATGACCACAATACCATCTAGAGTTCCAGTCAGTTTTTCACCCACCTGGTCATCTAGTTATTCAGTACGTACCTCAGCAACGTGGatttaaagacaaaatggaaGACAGGGTTAAAAGTCTTACTAAAGTCTAGGTATGGAAAATCCATCAACTTCTCCCTGTTCACAGCACCAGTTACCTCAtggaaaaaagcagtaatttgGTCAGGCATTATTTCATAGAAACATGGAACAGCAGAGGTGGGAAATGACCTCCCTGTAAGTCAAGTGCTGTAGCCCCCGACTGTATTATTGGCCTTCCACTAGACTCTTCCCAGTACAATACCCAGTTCTACCTCGTACTCACAAGCCCAAAACAAAGGACAGCACTCCAGATAtggtctcaccagggctgagcagaagggaaggacGGCTCCACTTGACCTCCTTGTGATGGCTTTCCTAACGCAGCCCATGATGCTGGCAGCCCTTCTAGCCACAGTGCTGCATTTGCTGTCTCATGTTCATCTTGGTCTCCGCTGAGACTCTCAGGGACTTTTCTGTAaaactgctttccagctggtcaGCCTGCAGCTTGTGCAGGTGCACGTGGTTATTCCTCTCCAGgggcaggactttgcatttgcctttgctgaacttcatgtgGATCCACTGACCCTTTCCTCCAGCCTGCGGAGGATCCTCTGAAAGGCAGCAGAACCACCTAGTACACCAACCACTCATCCAGGTTTTGCATCATCCCACAGGCTGTGAACGAAGACACTAAACGGTAGTGTCTCCAATATTGACACCTGGTGTACGCTACTAGTGACTGACCTCCGGCTGGACTTCAGGCCACTGATCACAATCCTGTGAGCCCAGCAGTTCAGTCAGGTTTCAGCCCACTTCACTGCTCTCTTACTTAATCTGTACTACATGAGTTTGTCTGAGGATGTTATGGTAGactgtcaaaagccttacaaaAGTCAAGACAAACAGCATCCTCTCATTCACCAAGAGAGCCATCAGATGAGTTTTCCACTTCGTAAATCTGTGCTGACTACCCCCAGTCACTTTCTTGTTCTTTATGTGCCTGAAAATGATTTCTAAGAGGATTTGCTTCATTACCTTCCCAGGGAACTTGGTGAGGATGACTGGTCTGTAGTTTCccaaatttcttttcttgcctttcctGAAGACAGGCATTAACACCTGCTTTCTTTCAGCCTTCAGGAACCTTCCCTGATCACAATGACCTTTCAGAGATAATCCAGAGTAGCCTTACAATGACACGAGCCAACTCCTCCAAAACTTGTGGATGTACTACACCaccaggtcccatggacttgcaTATGTGCAATTAGTTTAAATGTTCCCTAGCCTGATCCTCCTCCACTGAGTTTTAGTCTTTTTTGCTCTAGACTTTCACACTGGTCTCAGAGGCTTGGAATTGGTCAGGTGAATCCCACCTCTTCCAAGTAATCCATGATCCTCAGAGACAGTGCCATGGGCACAAAACCCAAACCCCTTTTGCTGACACCAGCTGTACAATCAATTGTTGACTCACAGCATCTGTTCTCTCCACCTCGAGATCTTCCTCCTCATCAGCTGGATCAAGGAAAACAGCACACTGACCTCCACGTCCTTGACCATCATCCTCAGAGCCATATAGTCATGCTGAGTGTCATTGATGCCCATGTAGAAGAGCAGCAGAGGATAGTAGTCTGAAAGCCTGACAAGCCTCAACAGTCTTTTCACAATGTCCCACATCTGAGCCCCTGGCAAGCAGCACGCCTCCCTCCACAACTAAGGAGAGCAGATGGGGGCCTCTGTTCCTGGCAACAATCTTCTGATACTTTCACTTGCCACTTCCTCCTGGTGCTGTTGCATGATGAGGCTCTGGCAGCTTGTGTGCTTCACCAGATGGACCTCTCAGCCCTTCACTTCCTACAGGGGCACTGACTCTCATCTCTAGTTGTAAACCCGCAGGTGGAGCAAATTAGGAGCAGCCATCCTCCTGGTATGAGACATTACAAGCTTTCAGT comes from Anser cygnoides isolate HZ-2024a breed goose chromosome 1, Taihu_goose_T2T_genome, whole genome shotgun sequence and encodes:
- the GPR18 gene encoding N-arachidonyl glycine receptor, whose product is MMPGNHHPEEYRIASLVFYSFIFAVGLLVNATALWVFSCTTKKRTTITVYMINVALLDIIFIFSLPFRIVYHGKETWPFGDAFCRFISALTVFYPAIALWLLAFISVDRFMAIVQPKHVKELKNTKKALLACTGIWIMTLATTSPLLFLHSDPDKASNSTTCLKMLDIIHLREINMLNFSRLIFFFLIPLVIMMGCYLVIIYNFIRGKTSKLKPKAKERSIRIIVTLIAQVLICFVPFHVCFAFMMLQNEDTTYNPWAAFTTFLMNLSTCLDVILYYIVSKQFQARVISVILYRNYLRSVRRKSFRTASVRSLSNVNSEMI